The DNA segment tttcccgatagcttcttagtgcttcctcactgccttcctgttttagtagcttaaatgccttttttttgccatttattgccacctttacatttttatttatccacattggttttctcttgctcctgacacttttattcccatacggtatgtacttttcacagtgagaatttaagatattttgaaaaatctcccatttagtatctgtgcttttgtttttgaggacattttcccaatttacagtgttaagggcttctcttagttgatcaaactttgccttcctaaagttcatagttcttgtggctcctctaagagttcccttattgaacgacaagttataatgtattatattgtgatcactatttcctaggtgccctctgacctgcacattagttactctgtcaggtctgttggttaatattaagtccagtagagcgccccctctggttgggtcctgtaccatttgggacagataattatctttacttatagtcagaaagcggtttcctttatgagattcacaggtctcggtttcccagtttatgtcgggatagttaaagtcccccataataaccacctcattgtgatttgctgccttgtttatttgctttaataattgatcttctgctgcctcaattatatttggtggcttatagcaaaccccgatcagtattttattatttttcttaccgtatatttctacccataatgactccacatcatcatttccctcacatatattctcccgcagtgtggcctttaggctggactttacataaaggcaaactcctcccccttttcgtttttttcgatccttcctgaatagactataaccctgtatgttaaccgcccagtcatagctatcatccaaccatgtctctgttatacccactatgtcataattttctgcagacattattaactccagttcgccagttttattggtcaggcttctggcattagtaagcatacaatttagaggtgtatggttttttctcctatcaagcctatccctattaactattctaacccctccctccgctccacccccaggtacatttatatgccccagctctctatctatactatcttccccttctatattgtagtttccctccccccctttccctagtttaaacactcctccacccttctggccatcttctccccgagtacagctgcaccctccccattgaggtgcagcccgtccctaccgtagagcctgtatccgacagagaagtcggcccagttctccatgaacccaaacccctccttcctacaccagcttctgagccacttgtttagctccctaatctcccgctgcctctctggtgtggcacgtggtacaggtaatatttcagaaaatactaccttggaggtccttgccttgagcttgctacctaagtccctgaaatcatttttaaggacactccgcctacctcttactttgtcattggtgccaatgtgcaccatgacagctgggtcttctccagcccctcccagtaatctgtcaacccgatccgcgatgtgccgaactcgagcgccaggcagacaacacactgttcggcgatcccggtctttgtgacagattgccctgtctgtccccctaataatagagtcccctactaccagcacctgtctggcctgccctgtgctcgtccttccctccttactggagcagacaccgctctggaggtcagaggcagtgacttgctgcagtattgctaactctgaactaacatccccctcatctgccaaccgggcaaacttgttggggtgtgctagatcaggactagcctccctggcgcttttccccctaccccgccttctaactgtaacccagctagctgcctgactgtcctgtacctccatcccgctatcctcccccacctctacccgcgagagagcttgctcagtgagcagcagactcctctccaagttatcaatagatctcagtgttgccagttgctcctctagactcaagatttgtgcttccaaatgagcaacttgcacacatctcgcacagcaatatgcaccctcgaagcgctgatcaaggattgcatacattgagcaagatgtacacctgaccgcattgtcaaacatggaggacatcttggcaatggggatagctcaaataactggcaaaaacagacagtaaggtgcaaaatatatataaatatatatggaataacaaggatgtatactttcccctcctttttgctttttaactccttctttgcttgtaactcctcacttagagatgtcacttaggagattcgccccagctcaggattctcTTGTGTGTCCAAGTTAAATGCAACTGCGTTACGGCATGCGTTGTCTTAATTATTGTCCATGCTTTAAAGGTGTAGAGATACCTACTCTTTAGGGTTGACCTGACAAGGCACATGATGTGGGATAGAATTAGTAATCAAACAGTATCAGAACTCTTGTAATAATACCATATGGAAAAGACAGCATTTTGTAAACTGATTAACATAAATCCTTAAATCATATAGGTCTCCTTGTGTGGGTGGTGGTAATATAACATCAGGATATAACTTTATCCTGATATAATTCAGCATCAGGATATAACTTTACAATAGTTTAATATCCTTTCCTGTCCTAGGTTGCTCTCTTCGGTCTCTTCTCCACCTATGTATTCTCAGTAGGGACTATAGGGGCTATAACCATCTCTCGACCCAGGGAAATTTCCCTGGTGGAAAAGAAAATTTACTGTTGTTTTCGTTCTTTTCACAAATCCCTTGCCTTCTACAAAATGATGCGACTGGTGTTCCCTATAGAAAGCAATCACTAGAATGTTCACGTTTTACTTAGTTAAGGACGTTCTAGAAGGGTTTTTACATCTCATTCCAGTCTTTCATACAGTAATCAACTTTGTGTTTTAACGGAATTTGTACATCTGgccgtttcttttttttcaagtgTCTTTTCCttctacacaaaaacaaaaatgttcccGTCATGCAGCACAAGGCAGAGATACTCAGGATTGCTAGCGTGACGGGTGCCGTCAGAGACCAGGACAATAACGCCATTGCCTTATATTGTGGACATGGACTCAACATTATCACCTGGTTCGACTTGGTTGTAATTGTCTTGTCCATGATTAGTGATTCCACGTAGCTTCTATTACTGATGCTGTGATTAAGGAGAATGTTAACCCTTACTATAGCGGAAAGAGCCTCGGGATATCCCTGGTCACTTGCTTTCACCAGCATTTGGTAAAGCCCACAGTGTTGAATGTTTGTGGTTTCTTTTAGTGTGATGTTGCCTGTAATGGTATCTATTTTAAACAGATTGGCGTTAGGGTCCACTTCACCAAATTCACTATATGTTATGATTCCATTCATCCCGGTATCATAGTCAACAGCATGGACTTTAGTAATGGAGGATCCCTTTGTGATATCTGGCGAGACTAAAACATATGAAAAGTTGGATTCTGGTGATAGTATTAATGGTGCGTTGTCATTTACATCCAGTATGAAGACATGGATTTTTGCTCTGGAGACCAGAGGTGGGTTGCCTTTGTCCTTTGCTTCAACCCATACCTCGTACATTCTTTCTAACTCATAGTCAAAGTAATCCTTAGATCTTAAGATTCTATCTGGGCCGACTGAAAAGAGTTTGGTTACATTCAACACTAGCAAAGTAAATTCACCATTCAATCCAAAATCGACATCTGTCACATTTATAATTCCAACTTCCCCATACCGGGGAAGGTTTTCTGGAATAAAAAAGGTGAATTCTGTAGTAGAAAATCTGGGAGCATTATCATTTTTATCTaagatattaattttaattatacatgAATTATTCAGTGATGGTGAGCCGTGATCCATTGCAATAACCGGAAAACTGTAAGCCATTTCATTTTCTCGGTCAAAAGAAGCAGTCGTTGTAAGAATCCCACTTGAACTATCAATTGAAAACATATCGGGGGCTCCATGTCCCAAGCTGTAACTTATATCTCCGTTGGACCCGCCGTCTGCATCAGATGCAGAAACCTTTAGTAACGGTTCCCCAGCATTATTGTTTTCATCAATAAATACTTCTAGCAGACCCTGAGGGAATTGCGGTGCATTGTCATTCACATCTTCAATTGTAATACTAAGAATTTCTTCATGGAACTTGGATTTGTCAAAGGTAGAATTACCAATAATGTgtagtgtatatttttgttctgaTTCAAAATCAAGTTGTTTGGATGTTAAAAGCAAATACGTATCAGGGGAGCTCTCAGAAGGCTTGAGGAGGAATGGAGATATTCCATTTATGTACGGAGGTCTAAGAATGCTATGATCGGGATCTTTAATTTCCAAAATGGCAATGACTGTATTTGGGGAAACATCCTCCTTTAAAGATACACCCATGGTATCTTGGGTACCTATAAAACGAAACTCCATTCTAGGCTGTTGCTTTGTAAGTTCCTGAAAAGTAACCTTAACAACGGCTACATCTGGAACACAGCCTGGCCCAACGGCCAACACTGGGAGTACGTGTAGCTGAGTCCTCTCGTCACTTATAAGGGCTGATAAAATTATAATTCCACTTGAGCTATCCAAGTTGAAAAGTTTTTTGGAAGCTTCTGGGACTCTGCTACTATAAACATACTGGATAACACCGTTTTCACCAATGTCTTCATCAAAAGCCACGAGCTGTGCCACTGTAGTGTTGACTGATGAGTTTTTTGGAAGACTCACAGATATGTTATTCGTTAGGAAGACCGGGCAGTTATCGTTGACATCAATTATTTGCACAATAAGAGCAGCACTGCCGGATAACGATGGCGATCCTCTGTCAGAGGCAATTAAAATGATCTTGTACTCACTTTGTGATTCCCGATTCAAAGGCTTGGACACAGTTAATGAAATTACGTCAGCACGATGGTCTAAAGTGAAAACGTGATCTGGGCAGTGTAATTGGTAGGTCAGACCCCTATTATTTTCCGCGTCTGCATCTCTAGCCAAGTGGTCAATAGGAAACATAGACCCCACTGCCGCATCTTCTGGGATGGAGAGAGTGATGGTGTCCTCTGTGAAATAGGGAGCATTGTCATTGATATCTTCAACAAACACTTTCACTTTTGTAATCTCCGAATGGTCTTCAGatgaaacaaaaacatcaaTTGTGATGACACACTCATCTATACTATCAAACGGGCAAACCGATTCTCTGTCCAGTTTCTTTTCAGTTGTATACAAATCCCCATTTTGTGAATCCAGGGTAAAATACTCGGTTTTATCCAGCAGGATGAAATGAAGGGGGTCTGggatcttcagcttttcttttaagCTTCCAATAACTCTCCCTCCTGTTTGCTCCTCCTGCACGCGGAAAGCGATTTCCCCTGTCGCTTCAGTCACTTTCACATTATGGATAATCATAATTAGAAGAAACACTctctgaaacagaaaaaaaagatatgcatAGATGATCTTAAATTGATACTAAAATGCATACTCAGCAGTAAATGCTAATTATTTACCATAAATAGATCATTCTATTCAGATGAGGGGAAAGTTGCGGCAAATAATAAGAGCCATTTTTATTTAGAAGATGGGGAGGCATGGAGCAGTCTTTAAGTAAATATGCTGCCTATACCTATACCTTCTGTTAGTGATTTAAATATCCCCACTTCTATTAAGACCCTACACAGCTGCCCAATGAAAAAGTTAAATGCTGACTCCGAAAGACTAATATTTAATAGCAATAAAAATCCAAGCTAAAGGAATGCAGCCAATTATACGCCACATCCCGATCCGAACTGCCAAATGTCTAGACCTTTGTGCATCTATACTTAACGAATTTGTTCAGAAGATTATACAGAGAATCTAACAACGTGAAATTTCAATAAACACTGAATTAAATCTACTCAAACATAACCTACAGTCGCACAAAATACACAACTTTATCAGCGATGGTAACACAGCTATTGTGTGTTTGGTTGATTTTAAAGGCTACGCTATATAAACTTCCTATCTAAGTGTTTTTCCTGGATTTGCAGAAACAAATTGCTTTTCAGGAGCTAGTGTCCATGAAGAGTGGGGTAGACGCTTTTCACAGTGTATGGAGAGTATCGATACAAAACAaagacagacacatacacacatgccatCCGTCCCTCATTGCTTGCATTCAATGAAGACGACAACAATAGGAAGAGGAAATGGAGAATTAGGCATTGTCTTTGGTTGTGTTCGTGGGGTGGTTGTTCGGGGTTATTAAAACACAACCATTGCAGAACCAGTTTGAAAAATAACAAGACAGAAAGTATATTATCCTATCAGCCATCCTCCCAAAATGCACAACAAACTGCCCtcacaatatattaatatatggcAAGCAGGTACACAACACACTCACAATGCACAGCCGCTGGGTCATGACACAGAGGAATGGTGCTTGTCCTAGAGTTCTCCAggccaaacccggagagttcccaggcaagCGTATTATGATGTTATTGACTATGAATGGAAGAATTAAAGAGCGTAATATAATAAAAGCCAAACTTGAAAGATTTGTAAGTAGGTAAGCATTTATAGAGAGGTCACTATGGCCAAAAAGGGAGCATTTTTGTCTAAAGCCCACTACTATTAGGGATTCTTCTAGGTAACGGGTAGTTTATAGCACCGTGAGCAACACAATGATAAAAGTTGGATACGTGAGTATAGTATGGTGGCATCTCACAGGTCTTCACAGCTTTCATAGGTGCAGGAACTAGACTGTTGAACCAAAGTGTTTGGTAACGCTGGGCATTAAGCTCCATAGAATCAAACTATATTGTTGAGCTGCCACATTCCTAAAACAACATTTGAGAACATATACACCTGGGTGGTTCTGAAGAACACTGATTAAGAAACAACTTCTGGAACTTTATAATATAGAAAGAATAAACCATACTAAACACAATTTGGAACACCTAAGAAGGGATTAGGTAAACCTAAATTTGAGACCTATTGACTGACAATGAAAGCTGACACCAACTAACACCTGTCTGATTTGTAGTATGTAATAATCATTTAGCGACACAAATTAACCCAATGATTTTGGGTAGTCCAACAATGAGTGGGCAACAATTACATTAGAGACGTTTTAGATCCTTCCGttgttttatgatgtcatgcaaTGTAGTCCTTATAATCGATTAATTTAGCAAGATTATACAATTTCCATAATAAACATAGCTAAATGTTTATCACGAAGTAATATGCATGTACGTATGTGAAGATGTACCATGTCTCAGCGTACACAATGGCTGTGCTTATTTTCcatataataatttgttttttattacaaatattttttgcttatCTCAGTTAAAAAAGCATAATTTCTCTATTATTTAAATATCCTGATTTACTAAGAATTAAAAAAGGGGATACATCCATAATCATCAACGTGAAACCATCCTCTGTGTTAGTTTATAAAGCTATTATGTTTTACTAAAACCAAAATTAAATGGGAAACACTAAGAATTTCAAGTCCACGTGGCCTCACATGAAGACATATTTACAGATTGTGGCTATGATCTTCattaaaacattctgaaaacTGAACAATGAAGAAGAGAACAGCTCAATATGACATTTTCAATATATTGAataaaacatggaaagaaaAGGCTTATAGAAAACAGAGATTAGGCGTATTGTTAGCTTTGTTGGAAGCAGCCTAACAGGCAGCTTATTTTACAACAATAGTTCAAAGATTATTTACACTAAAAATGTTCTGGGGAATCACAGTTagacataaaaaacacacacaaaaaaagaaaattatgtcaatttatgaaataatgtatattctAAACAGGAGAACATAGGACATTGCTGGCATTTGACCCATAAATTACTTTAGATGATGATTTCTATCTTAATCCTATGAGAATAGccaggaactctcagggtttgaccctaAAGGGACAAAATCTCAGGGTCCCACAGTCCTATTCCACACTGCTGTTATCAGATGAAAGACTCCCAACTGGTTCTTTTGCTTCCAatgtgttatggttgatatccctgcttgaatgcaattaagtgtatctttaaataatgacaagtcaagctTTCCACAATGGCCGATTTTAGAGCTATTTGGGTAATACATTTGTTGAGGCCATACACAGAATTTTCataatgggctattaaagggttaatatttccagcatctcagggtcagctcatttcgAACGTTCCCAGGTATAGGCGTATGAGGCATGTGGACACTGTGATGCCTCTGATAATCAATGAGCATACCCGAGAATCCACATGACAGTTCATTAACGGGTTAATATTCAGGGTAAGCTCAATTAGAAAGTTCCCACGTATCTCAATTAGTTAGAAGATGTCACTTTTGAAACATACAGACAACACAACTATTGTGCCACGAGTGCCCTCGTTTAACCTATTTGTAGCCGGAGATTTAAGAAACCTCAATGCATTACTCGTCCCTACGGCTGGGTAAGGGCTGGGATATGTAGTGTAAGCAGGTTGTATTAGCTCGAAAGGTTAATTTCAACCTCATTTATgcaccattaaaaaaacacatagtaaTCGGATGCATCAGGTTTTTGTTTAAGTAGTATGGTACATTTGTATAGTTCAAAACCAGCACAACATTGAGTAATAAGTAAAACTTCATGAATACATATTCCGATAGTGGTTAAACTCTCTAAATC comes from the Spea bombifrons isolate aSpeBom1 chromosome 8, aSpeBom1.2.pri, whole genome shotgun sequence genome and includes:
- the LOC128503867 gene encoding protocadherin-20-like, translating into MIIHNVKVTEATGEIAFRVQEEQTGGRVIGSLKEKLKIPDPLHFILLDKTEYFTLDSQNGDLYTTEKKLDRESVCPFDSIDECVITIDVFVSSEDHSEITKVKVFVEDINDNAPYFTEDTITLSIPEDAAVGSMFPIDHLARDADAENNRGLTYQLHCPDHVFTLDHRADVISLTVSKPLNRESQSEYKIILIASDRGSPSLSGSAALIVQIIDVNDNCPVFLTNNISVSLPKNSSVNTTVAQLVAFDEDIGENGVIQYVYSSRVPEASKKLFNLDSSSGIIILSALISDERTQLHVLPVLAVGPGCVPDVAVVKVTFQELTKQQPRMEFRFIGTQDTMGVSLKEDVSPNTVIAILEIKDPDHSILRPPYINGISPFLLKPSESSPDTYLLLTSKQLDFESEQKYTLHIIGNSTFDKSKFHEEILSITIEDVNDNAPQFPQGLLEVFIDENNNAGEPLLKVSASDADGGSNGDISYSLGHGAPDMFSIDSSSGILTTTASFDRENEMAYSFPVIAMDHGSPSLNNSCIIKINILDKNDNAPRFSTTEFTFFIPENLPRYGEVGIINVTDVDFGLNGEFTLLVLNVTKLFSVGPDRILRSKDYFDYELERMYEVWVEAKDKGNPPLVSRAKIHVFILDVNDNAPLILSPESNFSYVLVSPDITKGSSITKVHAVDYDTGMNGIITYSEFGEVDPNANLFKIDTITGNITLKETTNIQHCGLYQMLVKASDQGYPEALSAIVRVNILLNHSISNRSYVESLIMDKTITTKSNQVIMLSPCPQYKAMALLSWSLTAPVTLAILSISALCCMTGTFLFLCRRKRHLKKKKRPDVQIPLKHKVDYCMKDWNEM